One window from the genome of Natronomonas pharaonis DSM 2160 encodes:
- a CDS encoding PKD domain-containing protein, whose amino-acid sequence MHWRITIAVGIVAVAALSGVAAADEPMADAGLDQEVSVNTTVQLDGTGSTHPDGEIQTYQWDVTHDGGTTVYTSCMTCSRTEFTPSAPGTYEVTLSVTDGASQRATDTLYVTVTDAGPSVELDGPLTVDTDDPATFEAAAESPDAELETVSWAVEDDIVTERPLDGGVDTDAFQFAFGDPDTYRLQVVVRDVNGRTTYEELFVQAEAPPEPSGGSSGGSSGGTETPTPEETPEETPRIGDPNNEESVIYEADGYYQNRNAGADVADSAYIGTEVTEYSFDDGENAPWGQPIMEQAGGSAWEGIQSQVYGEERQEHSCTITGDSIDMCSQVAHQIESHGETSHVYSPDKSGTYHEYGLRDVERTEGPNPLENRDEVDKIHVTIITQPEEDGLVDQASDIADGVVDGVDSAFGYVRSGGESA is encoded by the coding sequence CCAACTCGACGGCACCGGGTCGACACATCCGGACGGTGAGATACAGACCTATCAGTGGGACGTTACCCACGACGGCGGGACGACAGTCTACACGTCCTGTATGACCTGTTCGCGGACGGAGTTCACGCCGTCTGCTCCCGGAACGTACGAGGTGACGCTGTCTGTCACTGATGGGGCGAGCCAGCGCGCCACAGATACGCTCTATGTTACCGTCACCGACGCGGGGCCGAGTGTCGAGCTTGACGGGCCACTAACTGTCGACACCGACGACCCGGCAACGTTCGAGGCAGCGGCCGAAAGCCCCGACGCTGAGCTCGAAACGGTTTCGTGGGCCGTCGAGGATGACATCGTCACCGAACGGCCGCTGGATGGCGGCGTGGACACTGATGCGTTCCAGTTTGCCTTCGGCGACCCGGACACGTATCGGCTACAGGTCGTGGTTCGAGATGTCAACGGCCGAACGACCTATGAGGAACTGTTCGTGCAAGCTGAAGCACCGCCGGAACCGAGCGGTGGGTCGTCGGGCGGGTCGTCCGGTGGGACGGAGACGCCGACGCCCGAGGAGACGCCGGAAGAAACGCCACGCATAGGGGATCCGAATAATGAAGAGTCGGTCATCTACGAGGCCGACGGCTACTACCAAAATCGGAATGCGGGTGCCGACGTAGCCGACTCGGCATACATCGGAACTGAAGTAACTGAATACAGCTTCGATGACGGAGAAAACGCTCCGTGGGGGCAGCCAATAATGGAGCAGGCCGGCGGAAGCGCATGGGAGGGGATTCAGTCACAGGTTTATGGAGAAGAGCGGCAGGAGCATTCGTGTACGATAACCGGCGATAGCATCGACATGTGCTCGCAGGTCGCGCATCAAATCGAATCTCATGGGGAGACATCTCACGTCTACTCACCGGACAAAAGCGGAACGTACCACGAGTACGGCTTGAGAGATGTTGAGCGTACTGAGGGGCCGAACCCCCTCGAAAATCGCGATGAGGTCGATAAGATACACGTCACCATCATCACACAGCCCGAAGAAGACGGGCTTGTTGACCAAGCTTCAGACATAGCAGACGGTGTCGTTGACGGCGTCGACAGCGCCTTTGGGTATGTTCGGTCGGGAGGTGAATCGGCATGA
- a CDS encoding CAP domain-containing protein yields the protein MGAFELCTTVGNDNNSIDKEEPSNGETKLSGVPNPSSSNHSSIDGERLEDEIHHKINDKRESLDRQRLEKSERVRRIARGHSKSMATGDFYAHVDTDGNDQTDRHEMYDGCTLVGENIIIGHKQDRGVNEIAESLVERWVDSEGHYENLKSQGHNVSGVGVYVTEDGTIYATQNFCREHPDT from the coding sequence GTGGGCGCGTTCGAGCTGTGTACGACGGTCGGGAATGACAACAACTCAATTGACAAAGAAGAGCCCTCCAACGGAGAGACAAAACTCTCCGGGGTTCCAAACCCGTCTTCTTCGAACCATTCGTCGATTGATGGTGAGCGGCTAGAAGACGAGATACACCACAAAATAAATGATAAGCGGGAATCGCTGGACAGACAGCGGCTGGAAAAGTCAGAGAGGGTTAGGCGGATTGCCCGGGGCCACAGCAAAAGTATGGCGACTGGAGACTTCTATGCGCATGTAGATACAGATGGGAATGACCAGACCGATAGGCACGAAATGTATGACGGGTGTACGTTAGTCGGCGAGAATATAATTATTGGACATAAACAAGATCGAGGCGTAAATGAAATAGCCGAATCCCTCGTCGAACGGTGGGTTGACTCAGAAGGTCACTATGAGAATCTAAAGAGCCAAGGACATAACGTCTCCGGCGTCGGCGTCTACGTAACCGAGGACGGAACAATATACGCCACACAGAACTTCTGCCGCGAGCATCCGGACACCTAA
- the moaA gene encoding GTP 3',8-cyclase MoaA, protein MLEDGFGRETTGVRISLTDRCNFDCVYCHNEGLGDTRGPMEPAEDEMSTDDVIRFLEVAAEFDIQSAKFTGGEPMLREDLETIVRRTPDSIETSLTTNGTFLPDRATALVDAGLERVNVSQDALSPKAFQTVTKSSAYDDVMAGIDAALDAGLAPVKLNMVVFEQTAGYVPEMVDHVADNEGLQLQLIEYMPELAGRPEWAVDIERVHEWLADQADRVDRREMHGRNRYFVGEDDPDRPGGMVEIVDPVGNADFCANCHRVRVTHEGYLKGCLNRNDDLKSMGEMTKPEIREAFRETVDERVPYYGEYMVQDENGEWRFNEEYISA, encoded by the coding sequence ATGCTCGAAGACGGGTTCGGGAGAGAAACGACGGGGGTCAGAATCTCGCTCACCGACCGGTGTAACTTCGACTGCGTTTACTGCCACAACGAGGGGCTTGGCGACACCCGTGGGCCGATGGAACCCGCAGAAGACGAGATGAGCACCGATGATGTCATCCGGTTCCTCGAGGTCGCCGCCGAGTTCGATATCCAGAGCGCCAAGTTCACCGGCGGCGAGCCGATGCTCCGTGAGGACCTCGAAACCATCGTCCGTCGCACCCCCGACTCCATCGAGACCTCCTTGACGACCAACGGGACGTTTCTCCCCGACCGTGCGACCGCGCTCGTCGATGCCGGCCTCGAACGGGTCAACGTCTCACAGGACGCGCTCTCGCCGAAAGCGTTCCAAACGGTCACCAAAAGCTCGGCCTACGACGACGTCATGGCGGGCATTGACGCCGCCCTCGATGCCGGCCTCGCCCCCGTGAAGCTCAACATGGTCGTGTTCGAACAGACCGCCGGGTACGTCCCCGAGATGGTCGACCACGTCGCCGACAACGAGGGGCTCCAGCTCCAGCTCATCGAATACATGCCCGAACTCGCCGGCCGCCCCGAGTGGGCGGTCGACATCGAACGCGTCCACGAGTGGCTGGCCGACCAAGCCGACCGTGTCGACCGCCGCGAGATGCACGGCCGGAACCGCTATTTCGTCGGGGAGGACGACCCGGACCGCCCCGGCGGAATGGTCGAAATCGTCGACCCAGTCGGCAACGCAGATTTCTGTGCGAACTGCCATCGCGTTCGCGTGACGCATGAAGGGTATCTAAAGGGCTGTCTCAACCGCAACGACGACCTCAAGAGCATGGGCGAGATGACGAAACCGGAAATCCGTGAGGCGTTCCGCGAGACGGTGGACGAACGGGTTCCGTACTACGGGGAGTACATGGTACAAGACGAGAACGGCGAGTGGCGGTTCAACGAAGAGTATATCAGCGCTTAG
- a CDS encoding Mrp/NBP35 family ATP-binding protein, which produces MNEETVLDRLAAVEDPDLGDDIVSLGLVNDVNIDAETIHVDLALGAPYSPTETELAGTVRDALSELDREIDLTASVDTGLSADEQILPDVENIIAVASGKGGVGKSTVAVNLAAGLSQLGARVGLFDADVYGPNVPRMVEADDQPKATEQETIIPPEKYGMKLMSMDFLVGEDDPVIWRGPMVHKVLTQLWEDVEWGALDYMVVDLPPGTGDTQLTLLQSVPVSGAVIVTTPQKVALDDAEKGLQMFGEHDTPVLGIVENMSGFVCPDCGSEHDIFGSGGGESFADDVEMPFLGRIPLDPAVREGGDAGRPVVLDEDDETGEALRSFTERTANMQGIVRRRQVSAADR; this is translated from the coding sequence ATGAACGAAGAGACGGTTTTAGACCGGCTGGCTGCCGTCGAAGACCCCGATTTGGGTGACGACATCGTCTCGCTTGGGCTTGTCAACGATGTCAATATCGACGCCGAGACGATACACGTCGACCTCGCGCTTGGTGCACCGTACTCACCGACCGAGACTGAACTGGCGGGGACGGTTCGCGACGCGCTGTCGGAGTTGGACCGCGAAATCGACCTCACCGCGAGCGTCGACACCGGGCTCTCGGCCGACGAACAGATTCTGCCCGACGTCGAGAACATCATCGCGGTCGCCTCCGGGAAAGGCGGCGTCGGGAAATCGACTGTGGCGGTGAACCTCGCCGCCGGACTCTCGCAACTCGGGGCTCGCGTCGGGCTGTTTGACGCCGACGTTTACGGACCGAACGTGCCCCGGATGGTCGAGGCTGACGACCAGCCGAAGGCGACCGAACAGGAGACCATCATCCCGCCCGAAAAGTACGGGATGAAGCTGATGAGCATGGACTTTCTGGTCGGTGAGGACGACCCAGTCATCTGGCGCGGACCGATGGTGCACAAGGTACTCACACAGCTGTGGGAGGATGTCGAGTGGGGGGCGCTTGATTACATGGTCGTCGACCTACCGCCCGGAACAGGCGACACCCAGCTGACGCTACTGCAGTCGGTGCCGGTTTCGGGAGCGGTCATCGTCACGACGCCCCAGAAGGTGGCGCTCGACGACGCCGAGAAGGGACTGCAGATGTTCGGCGAGCACGACACGCCGGTGCTGGGAATCGTCGAGAACATGTCCGGGTTCGTCTGTCCGGACTGTGGCAGCGAACACGACATCTTCGGCAGCGGCGGCGGCGAGTCCTTCGCGGACGATGTCGAGATGCCGTTTCTCGGGCGGATTCCGCTTGATCCGGCCGTCAGGGAAGGTGGTGACGCCGGCAGGCCAGTCGTTCTCGATGAGGATGACGAGACCGGCGAGGCGCTACGGTCGTTCACCGAGCGGACGGCGAACATGCAGGGCATCGTCCGACGGCGGCAGGTGTCAGCGGCAGACCGGTAA
- a CDS encoding 30S ribosomal protein S13 — protein MSTEEPQADEEDEDLQYFVRIGQTDLDGTKSVERALTDMNGIGRRVARIIAEKAEVDRRDVLGALDEEKIDDVVAAVEEYGDEVPEWLTNHQKDFFTGETTHEIGNDLQMSRRQDINRMKKIDAYRGVRHKRGQKVRGQRTKSTGRTEGTIGVNVEAIKEEQAEDGGDEE, from the coding sequence ATGAGCACGGAAGAACCCCAAGCGGACGAGGAAGACGAAGACCTTCAGTACTTCGTCCGCATCGGACAGACAGACCTCGACGGAACGAAAAGCGTCGAGCGTGCGCTGACCGACATGAACGGTATCGGTCGACGCGTCGCTCGCATCATCGCGGAAAAGGCAGAAGTCGACCGCCGAGACGTTCTCGGCGCGCTCGACGAGGAGAAAATCGACGATGTCGTCGCAGCGGTCGAAGAGTACGGCGACGAAGTCCCCGAGTGGCTCACGAACCACCAGAAAGACTTCTTCACCGGTGAGACGACCCACGAGATCGGCAACGACCTCCAGATGAGCCGCCGGCAGGACATCAACCGGATGAAGAAAATCGACGCCTATCGCGGCGTCCGCCACAAGCGCGGCCAGAAGGTCCGCGGTCAGCGAACCAAGTCTACCGGCCGAACCGAGGGCACCATCGGTGTCAACGTTGAGGCTATCAAGGAAGAACAGGCTGAGGACGGAGGCGACGAAGAATAA
- a CDS encoding 30S ribosomal protein S4: MALGSNTKFYETPNHPFQGERIAEEGDLLSRYGLVNKEELWRAQSELRDYRREARRLIGEAQGDTVAAAEAGSEFLARLKRIGVLDDEDSLDDILSLDVTDILERRLQTVAYRKGLGNTPQQARQFIAHGHVTVNGARVSAPSYKVDVAEEGEIEFDETSPLADDLHPERAEGQ; encoded by the coding sequence ATGGCGCTCGGAAGCAACACCAAGTTCTACGAAACGCCGAATCACCCCTTCCAGGGCGAGCGTATCGCCGAGGAGGGCGACCTGCTTTCCCGCTACGGTCTCGTCAACAAAGAAGAGCTGTGGCGTGCCCAGTCGGAGCTTCGTGACTACCGTCGTGAGGCCCGACGCCTCATCGGTGAGGCCCAGGGTGACACCGTGGCTGCAGCCGAGGCCGGCAGCGAATTCCTCGCCCGGCTCAAGCGCATCGGTGTCCTCGACGACGAGGACAGCCTCGACGACATCCTTTCGCTGGATGTCACCGATATTCTCGAGCGGCGACTGCAGACGGTCGCCTACCGGAAGGGCCTCGGCAACACGCCCCAGCAGGCCCGGCAGTTCATCGCCCACGGCCACGTCACCGTCAACGGCGCACGTGTGAGCGCGCCGTCGTACAAGGTTGATGTCGCCGAGGAAGGCGAAATCGAGTTCGACGAGACGAGTCCGCTCGCGGACGATCTCCACCCCGAACGCGCGGAGGGACAATAA
- a CDS encoding 30S ribosomal protein S11, protein MADDTTWGIANVYASFNNTIITVTDMTGAETIVKSSGGTVVKQNRDEASPYAAMQMAEVVAEDVKDAGIDGVHVRVRGPGGNQQQNPGPGAQATIRALARAGLEIGRIEDVTPIPHDGTRGPKNAGF, encoded by the coding sequence ATGGCAGACGACACCACCTGGGGCATCGCGAACGTGTATGCCTCGTTCAACAACACGATTATCACGGTAACGGACATGACCGGCGCCGAGACGATTGTGAAGTCGTCCGGCGGAACGGTCGTGAAGCAGAACCGCGACGAAGCATCGCCGTACGCGGCGATGCAGATGGCCGAAGTCGTCGCCGAGGATGTCAAAGACGCCGGCATTGACGGCGTTCACGTCCGCGTCCGCGGCCCCGGCGGAAACCAACAGCAGAACCCCGGACCGGGCGCTCAGGCGACGATCCGCGCCCTCGCTCGTGCCGGCCTCGAAATCGGCCGTATCGAAGACGTAACTCCGATTCCGCACGACGGTACGCGCGGACCGAAGAACGCTGGGTTCTAA
- a CDS encoding DNA-directed RNA polymerase subunit D, giving the protein MSEEYEVTFIDRDERSARFLVRGVTPAFANGLRRAMIADVPTLSIDTLRVVENSSVMFDEQLALRLGLVPLTTPDDYEPGETVTLAIDVEGPATAYSGDLVSSDDKVQPADENIPIIELKDDQQLELEADATLGRGKDHAKHQGGVAVGYRHLQRVEVVGEKGEFEDDEPEILRGVIEEDGDLIETGEFDNDLSQRYPGKEVEVEEVPNAFVFDVETDGSMPVEELVLKAAESIAARADELEEAVAL; this is encoded by the coding sequence ATGTCTGAGGAGTACGAGGTAACGTTCATCGACCGCGACGAACGAAGCGCGAGATTCCTCGTTCGTGGCGTTACCCCCGCGTTCGCCAACGGGCTTCGTCGGGCGATGATTGCCGACGTACCGACGCTCTCTATCGACACGCTTCGTGTCGTCGAGAACTCGTCGGTCATGTTCGACGAGCAGCTCGCGCTTCGGCTCGGGCTGGTGCCGCTTACGACCCCTGACGACTACGAGCCGGGCGAGACAGTCACGCTGGCTATCGACGTCGAAGGTCCCGCAACGGCGTACTCGGGCGACCTCGTCTCCAGCGACGACAAGGTACAGCCAGCGGACGAAAACATTCCGATAATCGAGCTAAAGGACGACCAGCAACTCGAACTCGAAGCCGACGCGACGCTCGGTCGCGGCAAGGACCACGCCAAACATCAGGGCGGCGTCGCAGTCGGGTACCGACACCTCCAGCGGGTCGAGGTCGTCGGCGAGAAAGGCGAGTTCGAAGACGACGAACCGGAGATACTCCGCGGTGTTATCGAGGAAGACGGCGATCTCATCGAGACTGGTGAGTTCGACAACGACCTCAGCCAGCGGTACCCCGGCAAAGAAGTCGAAGTCGAGGAAGTTCCCAACGCCTTCGTCTTCGATGTCGAAACTGACGGCTCGATGCCGGTTGAGGAACTGGTCCTCAAGGCGGCCGAGTCCATCGCCGCCCGCGCCGACGAGCTCGAAGAAGCAGTCGCACTATAA
- a CDS encoding 50S ribosomal protein L18e, whose amino-acid sequence MSSKTNPRLSSLIADLKSTARNGGGEVWSDVAERLEKPRSTHAEVNLGRIERYAREDETVIVPGKVLGSGALRKEVTVAAVDFSSTAQTKIDQVGDAIELEQALEDNPDGSNVRVIR is encoded by the coding sequence ATGAGTAGCAAGACGAACCCGAGGCTATCCAGTCTCATCGCCGACCTGAAGTCGACCGCCCGCAACGGCGGTGGCGAGGTCTGGAGCGATGTGGCCGAGCGCCTCGAAAAGCCCCGGAGCACGCACGCGGAAGTTAATCTGGGTCGTATCGAACGATACGCCCGAGAGGACGAAACCGTCATCGTGCCCGGCAAGGTGCTCGGGTCCGGTGCCCTCCGAAAGGAGGTCACTGTCGCTGCTGTCGACTTCTCGTCGACGGCCCAGACGAAAATCGACCAGGTTGGCGACGCAATCGAACTCGAACAGGCACTCGAAGACAACCCCGACGGTTCCAACGTACGGGTGATTCGATGA
- a CDS encoding 50S ribosomal protein L13, which yields MSYAEFDADVVIDARDCILGRVASQVAERALDGERIAVVNAEQAVITGSEDDIMEVYRKRDEVGSDRGPRYPKRPDRIFKRSVRGMLPYKTTRGREAFENVRIYMGNPYEEAEVLEDTSLDRLSNIKFVSLGEVSENLGANVTW from the coding sequence ATGAGTTACGCAGAATTCGACGCGGATGTCGTTATCGATGCTCGCGACTGTATCCTCGGTCGCGTCGCATCGCAGGTCGCAGAGCGAGCCCTCGACGGCGAGCGCATCGCCGTTGTCAACGCCGAGCAGGCGGTCATCACGGGCAGCGAAGACGACATCATGGAAGTCTACCGCAAGCGCGACGAGGTCGGCTCCGACCGTGGCCCCCGATACCCCAAGCGGCCGGACCGCATCTTCAAGCGCTCCGTGCGAGGGATGCTTCCATACAAGACGACACGCGGTCGCGAGGCCTTCGAGAACGTCCGCATCTACATGGGCAACCCCTATGAAGAGGCGGAGGTTCTTGAGGACACCTCGCTTGACCGGCTCTCGAACATCAAGTTCGTCTCGCTCGGTGAAGTCAGCGAGAACTTGGGTGCTAACGTCACATGGTAA
- a CDS encoding 30S ribosomal protein S9: MVTNTSGKKKTAVARATVSDGSGRVRINAEPVELVEPEQARLKMLEPFRIAADDLRDEVDIEVTVSGGGFAGQADAVRTAIARGLVEHTNDAELRDAFMSFDRSLLVNDVRQSEPKKWGGPGARARYQKSYR, encoded by the coding sequence ATGGTAACTAACACATCCGGAAAGAAGAAGACGGCCGTCGCCCGAGCGACGGTTTCGGACGGCTCCGGGCGGGTTCGCATCAACGCCGAACCCGTCGAGCTGGTCGAACCCGAGCAGGCGCGGCTGAAGATGCTCGAACCGTTCCGCATCGCTGCCGACGACCTCCGCGACGAGGTCGACATCGAAGTCACCGTCTCTGGCGGCGGCTTCGCCGGACAGGCCGACGCTGTCCGGACAGCCATCGCCCGCGGGCTCGTCGAACATACCAACGACGCCGAGCTCCGTGACGCGTTCATGTCCTTCGACCGGTCGCTGCTCGTCAACGACGTGCGGCAGTCCGAACCGAAAAAGTGGGGCGGCCCCGGCGCACGGGCTCGCTACCAGAAGTCCTACCGCTGA
- a CDS encoding DNA-directed RNA polymerase subunit N: MMVPVRCFTCGTVVGEHWGEFKERAREGDEDPAEVLDELGVERACCRRMLVSHKDLVDIVSPYQ; this comes from the coding sequence ATGATGGTACCGGTCCGGTGTTTCACGTGCGGAACCGTCGTCGGCGAGCACTGGGGGGAGTTCAAGGAACGCGCCCGCGAGGGCGATGAAGACCCGGCGGAGGTCCTCGACGAACTCGGTGTCGAGCGAGCCTGCTGTCGGCGAATGCTCGTCTCCCACAAGGACCTCGTCGACATCGTCTCCCCCTACCAATGA
- a CDS encoding DNA-directed RNA polymerase subunit K has product MRGTNRYEKARILGARALQVSYGAPVLIETDQTEPILVAAEEYDADALPFTVHRGEK; this is encoded by the coding sequence ATGAGAGGAACCAACCGCTACGAGAAGGCACGCATCCTCGGGGCGCGAGCCCTGCAGGTGTCCTACGGCGCGCCGGTACTCATCGAAACCGACCAGACGGAACCGATACTGGTCGCCGCCGAGGAGTACGACGCCGACGCACTGCCGTTTACCGTCCACCGGGGTGAAAAATGA
- the eno gene encoding phosphopyruvate hydratase — MTLITEVRLRKILDSRGNPTVEAEVRTENGGFGRGAAPSGASTGEYEAVERPAEEAIAQARELAVPRIEGQVYAGDQRGVDNALHGADGTDDFSEIGANSAVAISMAAAKAAADVLGAPLYQHLGGAFRGRDFPVPLGNVIGGGEHAADATHIQEFLAAPVGAPSVADAVFANAKVHGEVQRQLDERGVPAAKGDEGAWAPSIDDSEAFEIMEEAIAAVEDEVGFEIRFGLDVAGAELYEDGVYHYGDETRSPDEQVAYIADLVEEYNLVYVEDPLDEDDFSGFAELTERVGDRTLICGDDLFVTNTERLQRGIDDGAANSILIKPNQIGTLSDAFDAIELATRNGYDPVVSHRSGETEDTTIAHLAVATDAPFIKTGAVGGERTAKLNELIRIEANA, encoded by the coding sequence ATGACGCTTATCACTGAGGTCAGACTCCGGAAAATCCTCGACAGCCGGGGCAACCCGACCGTCGAGGCCGAGGTGCGGACGGAAAACGGCGGCTTCGGTCGTGGTGCGGCCCCGTCGGGCGCATCGACGGGCGAATACGAGGCCGTCGAACGGCCCGCTGAAGAGGCCATTGCGCAGGCCCGCGAGCTTGCCGTCCCGCGAATCGAGGGACAGGTGTACGCTGGCGACCAGCGCGGCGTCGACAACGCGCTCCACGGCGCGGACGGGACCGACGATTTCTCGGAAATCGGAGCCAACAGCGCCGTCGCCATCTCGATGGCTGCCGCGAAGGCTGCCGCCGACGTTCTCGGCGCGCCGCTGTACCAGCATCTCGGCGGCGCGTTCCGCGGGCGTGACTTTCCGGTCCCGCTCGGCAACGTCATCGGTGGTGGCGAACACGCCGCCGACGCGACACACATCCAAGAGTTCCTCGCTGCCCCTGTCGGAGCACCGTCGGTCGCCGATGCCGTCTTCGCGAACGCGAAGGTCCACGGCGAGGTCCAGCGCCAACTCGATGAGCGTGGCGTGCCCGCAGCGAAGGGCGACGAGGGCGCGTGGGCACCCTCGATTGACGACAGCGAGGCCTTCGAAATTATGGAGGAGGCCATCGCGGCCGTCGAAGACGAGGTCGGCTTCGAGATTCGGTTCGGCCTCGACGTGGCCGGTGCCGAACTCTACGAGGACGGCGTCTACCACTACGGCGACGAGACGAGGTCTCCCGACGAACAGGTGGCGTATATCGCCGACCTCGTCGAGGAGTACAATCTCGTCTACGTCGAGGACCCGCTTGACGAAGACGACTTCAGCGGGTTCGCCGAACTCACCGAACGCGTCGGCGACCGGACGCTCATCTGTGGTGACGACCTCTTTGTCACCAACACCGAGCGGCTCCAGCGTGGCATCGACGACGGTGCCGCAAACAGTATCCTCATCAAACCGAATCAGATCGGGACACTGTCGGACGCGTTTGACGCAATCGAGCTTGCGACCCGGAACGGCTACGACCCGGTCGTCTCCCACCGAAGCGGCGAAACTGAGGACACGACCATCGCACACCTCGCTGTTGCGACCGACGCTCCGTTCATCAAGACGGGCGCGGTCGGCGGCGAGCGAACCGCGAAGCTGAACGAACTCATCAGAATCGAGGCAAACGCATGA
- the rpsB gene encoding 30S ribosomal protein S2, which yields MSENDEGTDAAELDEELDELEDELEEDFEEPAAAADEADPTADEPPAEEAADEAADEAEADEPETDAEPADEEPVLDENVMPDDEADLLIPVEDYLAAGVHIGTQQKTKSMDRFIHRVRTDGLYVLDVSQTDQRIRTAASFLSNYQPEQILVASSRQYGRFPAEKFADAVGARARTGRFIPGTLTNPDYDGYIEPDVVVVTDPIGDSQAVKEAITVGIPVIAMCDSNNTTSNVDLVVPTNNKGRKALSVIYWLLANETLDRRGAEPAYALEDFETEP from the coding sequence ATGAGCGAAAACGACGAGGGGACTGACGCTGCCGAACTCGACGAGGAACTCGACGAGCTCGAAGACGAGCTCGAAGAGGACTTCGAGGAGCCGGCGGCCGCGGCCGACGAGGCCGACCCCACAGCGGACGAACCGCCCGCCGAGGAGGCAGCCGACGAGGCAGCCGACGAGGCCGAAGCAGACGAACCAGAGACCGACGCGGAGCCAGCGGACGAAGAGCCGGTGCTCGACGAAAACGTCATGCCGGACGACGAGGCCGACCTCCTCATCCCGGTCGAGGACTATCTGGCGGCCGGTGTCCACATCGGTACCCAGCAGAAGACCAAATCGATGGACCGGTTCATCCACCGTGTCCGAACCGACGGGCTCTACGTCCTCGACGTCTCCCAGACTGACCAGCGTATCCGGACAGCGGCGTCGTTCCTTTCGAACTACCAGCCAGAGCAGATTCTGGTTGCCTCCTCGCGCCAGTATGGTCGCTTCCCGGCCGAGAAGTTCGCCGACGCCGTCGGCGCTCGCGCTCGCACCGGGCGCTTCATCCCGGGGACGCTGACGAACCCCGACTACGACGGCTACATCGAGCCGGATGTCGTGGTCGTCACCGACCCCATTGGAGACTCCCAAGCGGTCAAGGAGGCCATCACGGTCGGTATCCCGGTCATCGCGATGTGTGACTCCAACAACACGACATCGAACGTCGACCTCGTGGTGCCGACGAACAACAAGGGTCGAAAGGCGCTCAGCGTCATCTACTGGCTGCTCGCAAACGAGACGCTCGACCGCCGCGGTGCCGAGCCGGCCTACGCGCTCGAAGACTTCGAGACCGAGCCATAG